The following nucleotide sequence is from Pseudomonas putida S13.1.2.
GATCGCCAGGGTCACGGCAAACACGATACCGGGCAGCACGCCCAGGCCCAACACGCCCGCCGTGGTCAGCAGGCACAGCCAGAACTCGAAGCGGCTGAGACGCCGGATGCTACCCAGCGACTTGATGTCGATCAGCCCCCAACCGGCCATCAGCAGCACGGCGCCCAGTGCAGCCTGCGGGATCCACGCCATGGGCGCGGTGAAGAACAGCAGGATCAGCGCGATGACCAGGGCCGCGATGATGCCCACCAGCTGGCTTTTGCCACCGACCATGTCATTGACCGCCGTACGCGAGTCGGCGCCACTGATGGCAAAGCCCTGGGAAACCCCGGCCGCCAGGTTGCTGACGCCCAGGGCGACAAATTCGTGGTTGGCGTTTATCGCATAGCCATGCCGGGCGGCAAAGCTGCGCGCAGTCAGCATGGCACTGCAGAAGCTGACGGTGGCGATACCCAGGGCGTCGCGCAACAGGCTTTTCATTTCCTCCAGGTTGCTGTGCGGCCAGGCCAGCTGCGGGATGCCGGCAGGTACCGGGCCGAGGACGGCAACGCCGAAGCGGTCAAGGCCGAACAGCCCGGCCAGCAGCATGAACAGCGCCACGACCGTGAGGGCTGCAGGCAGGCGCGGGTAGCGCCGCGGCAGCCAGATCAGCAGGCCCAGGGCGGCCAGGCCGATGAGCAACGTCACCCAGTGAATCTCGCCCAGGCGCTGGAAGAAGTTGATCAGGCTGAGGATGAAACCGTCGCCTTCGATCTTGAAGCCCACCACCTTGGACAGCTGCCCGGCGATCAGGCTCAGGCCGATGCCGTTGAGGTAGCCGATCAGGATTGGCCGCGAGAAGAAGCTGGCAATGAAGCCGGCACGGGCCAGGC
It contains:
- a CDS encoding SulP family inorganic anion transporter, with protein sequence MFLSRWLPGLANLLHYRREWLHADVQAGLSVAAIQIPIAIAYAQIVGLPPQYGLYACVLPMMVYALIGSSRQLMVGPDAATCAMIAGAVAPLAMGDPQRIVELSVIVTVLVGVMLIAAGLARAGFIASFFSRPILIGYLNGIGLSLIAGQLSKVVGFKIEGDGFILSLINFFQRLGEIHWVTLLIGLAALGLLIWLPRRYPRLPAALTVVALFMLLAGLFGLDRFGVAVLGPVPAGIPQLAWPHSNLEEMKSLLRDALGIATVSFCSAMLTARSFAARHGYAINANHEFVALGVSNLAAGVSQGFAISGADSRTAVNDMVGGKSQLVGIIAALVIALILLFFTAPMAWIPQAALGAVLLMAGWGLIDIKSLGSIRRLSRFEFWLCLLTTAGVLGLGVLPGIVFAVTLAILRLLYSIYQPTDAVLGWLPGTEGQVDIRKFKDARTVPGLVVYRFDDAILFFNADYFKMRLLEAVQSQHQPKAVLFDAEAVTNIDVSGIAALREVRDTLAAQGIFFAIARARGTFLRMLVRSGMAREMEDKLLFGSVRAGIRAYRMWRNRNRSVPVADEG